The window CTTATGCTCAAACTGCGATGATATTACTAGCGAAGATATCAAACACTATGCAAAAATTGCTGGTGTTGAAATAATCGATTTAGAAATATCTAACGAAGAGTTAGGAGATGTTTGTAAACGACCTCATAACATAAAAGTGTTAGGAGTAAAAAAATAAATATTTTGATGTTCTATGACAAAAATAACTTACGACCAACAAACTATACAACAGTTTACTTTGTTCGAGAAAATAACTAGAGCGAAGTGTAAAGATTGTTTCTTTGATGAAATACAAGATAGACTAGTTTTTATAGTGGATAAAGGACAACTTTGGAAAGCACTAGGAAAAGGCAGTGAAAACGTACCTAAACTTGGAAAAGCATTTGGTAAAAAAATTAAGATTGTTGAATTTGAAGATAGCTTAATTGGATTTATCAAAAACATGATCCAACCTTTACGAATAAACAACATAAAGGAAGAAGAAGGCACAATAGTGATTACTGAAGACAACATGCAAACCAAAGGACTACTAATTGGCAGAAATGCTAAAAACTTGCGAAATTTAGAAAAAAATATTCGTCGATTCTACGAAGTCAAAGAAATAAAAGTAGAGTAAAAACTTAAAGTAGTTAAGTTGGTATAAGCGATCGTAAATTTTTAAATGATTTTACTTAATTTAATTAATTCTAGTACACTGTTTTAACTAAATATGTAAACAATTCTAAGTAGATTTGTCCTCGCTAAAACGTTGCCACTCCAAGATAAAAAAACTTATAAATAATAAGGGCAGAACTAATTAATAAAAATATAATTTTCAATAAATATATATTAATTAATAAGAGATTTTGGGGGCGTTTTTAAATGGGTAGAGAAGATCAAATTTACAAAGTATTAGGATTTGGCGGCAGAGGAGATGCTAGAGTTCGCGATGATAACGGTAGAACAATTTTTGTTAGTAATTGTCCAAACGGACTTGAAGAAGGAGCTGAAATTGGAATAAGAGGACTTCGCGATGGACGCGGAAGTTCTGACTTTGCAAATTATGCGCATCCAGATAGAATACAATCAACTCAAACTCAAAGACCTGCTCAAAGTCCACTTCGAAGAGCAGAACCTAAACATCACTATGTTTTACACTTAGGCCCAAGTTCAAGACTTGACAGTTGCGCAATTGCCGTGTGTAAACCAGAAATTCT is drawn from Candidatus Woesearchaeota archaeon and contains these coding sequences:
- a CDS encoding NusA-like transcription termination signal-binding factor; translation: MTKITYDQQTIQQFTLFEKITRAKCKDCFFDEIQDRLVFIVDKGQLWKALGKGSENVPKLGKAFGKKIKIVEFEDSLIGFIKNMIQPLRINNIKEEEGTIVITEDNMQTKGLLIGRNAKNLRNLEKNIRRFYEVKEIKVE